Proteins co-encoded in one uncultured Draconibacterium sp. genomic window:
- a CDS encoding prolyl oligopeptidase family serine peptidase — protein sequence MKNFLSLLALLIISAGLSAQTEKQLLTFDDILKWNRITETHLSNNGKYVAWKEEPWKGDAMLKISTPDAEEVATFNCGTKARFTPDSRFLVFTEVPPADTIRELKLKKTKKDDLPQNKLVVFDIKENKTEKVDNLISVKVPEEWSGWIAYQAEDPVDSTKNKKDKKHPLYIKNLETGFVKKYPAVSTYELAKDQPFIGFISEGDSTFTAGVYRFDLKADNVSPIMEAEGEFKQLCIADKGDKLAFLADTTDSEKPSFALYYWGGENATIIADNTNDAIPDNWEISENGRLSFSDNGGRLFFGTAPILPEKDTTKLEEEIPALDVWTWNEEQLQTVQLNNRKDDLKKSYLAVVHLDEQKTVQLETELFSRIRKIQNGDADKLLAFSNRPYAVQTMWEGGPYHNDFYLVDINTGVAEKIKTDCRANPSVSPEGKFVYWYNAIDTTWNTYEIATGKEYIITQPETIQAADELNDRPMLSSSYRNAGWIKNDEAILIYDRYDMWKVDPTGSAAPINLTKNGRTAKINYRLVRFNPEPNTGIDPSEKVLLTGHNEISRADAYYAFDLSKNRAPEAVFSQNYRLGRPVKAEDDDLIIFTKEDFETYPNLIATNLSFKKETQISDAAPQQKEYKWGTAELVSWRSLDGLVLEGTLHKPEDFDPNKKYPMIVNFYEKSSQNLLSYRMPENHRSTIDYHYYTSHGYIIFNPDVYYKEGYPGESAFNCVMPGITSLINKGFVDEEHIGAQGHSWGGYQVAYLATRTNMFAAIESGAPVVNMFSAYGGIRWGSGLNRSFQYEHTQSRIGKTIWESPLRYIENSPLFTLDKVNTPILIMHNDDDGSVPWYQGIEFFIGLRRLQKPSWLLNYNEADHWPTKLRDMHDFQIRMAQFFDHYLKDAPMPKWMDEGIPAINKGVDMGYELVE from the coding sequence ATGAAAAATTTTTTGTCTTTACTCGCACTTTTAATTATTTCCGCTGGTCTTTCAGCACAAACTGAAAAACAATTACTCACATTCGATGACATTCTTAAATGGAACAGAATTACAGAAACACATCTCTCAAATAATGGAAAATACGTTGCATGGAAAGAGGAACCTTGGAAAGGTGATGCCATGCTAAAAATCAGTACTCCCGATGCTGAAGAAGTTGCTACGTTTAATTGCGGAACCAAGGCTCGGTTTACGCCCGACTCGCGTTTTTTGGTATTTACAGAAGTTCCACCTGCCGATACAATTCGCGAGCTGAAACTGAAAAAAACAAAAAAGGATGATCTGCCTCAAAACAAACTGGTGGTTTTCGATATTAAGGAGAATAAAACTGAAAAAGTTGATAATCTGATATCGGTTAAAGTTCCCGAAGAATGGTCGGGCTGGATAGCTTATCAGGCTGAGGATCCCGTTGACTCGACAAAAAACAAAAAAGATAAAAAGCATCCGCTGTACATTAAAAACCTGGAAACGGGATTTGTAAAAAAATATCCCGCTGTAAGTACTTACGAGTTGGCAAAAGACCAACCCTTTATTGGTTTTATATCCGAAGGCGACAGTACTTTTACTGCCGGTGTTTATCGGTTTGATTTAAAGGCTGACAATGTATCTCCTATTATGGAAGCTGAAGGAGAATTTAAACAATTATGCATTGCTGATAAAGGAGATAAGCTAGCCTTTTTGGCTGATACTACAGATTCGGAAAAACCATCTTTCGCACTTTATTATTGGGGTGGAGAAAACGCAACAATTATTGCCGATAATACAAACGATGCCATTCCTGATAACTGGGAAATAAGTGAAAATGGCAGGCTTTCATTCTCCGATAACGGCGGACGTTTGTTTTTCGGAACTGCTCCAATTCTTCCCGAAAAAGACACCACTAAACTGGAAGAAGAAATCCCTGCATTGGATGTGTGGACCTGGAACGAAGAGCAGCTTCAAACGGTTCAGCTCAACAACAGAAAAGATGATTTGAAAAAGAGTTATCTCGCAGTTGTTCATCTTGATGAGCAAAAAACAGTTCAGTTGGAGACCGAACTTTTCTCGCGCATACGAAAAATACAAAATGGCGATGCCGACAAATTATTGGCCTTTAGCAACAGACCTTATGCAGTGCAAACCATGTGGGAAGGTGGCCCTTATCACAACGATTTCTATTTGGTTGACATCAATACAGGAGTTGCTGAAAAAATAAAAACCGACTGCCGTGCCAATCCTTCGGTTTCGCCAGAAGGGAAATTTGTATATTGGTACAATGCCATAGACACAACATGGAATACCTACGAAATTGCAACAGGTAAAGAATATATTATTACACAACCTGAAACAATTCAGGCGGCAGATGAGTTAAACGACCGCCCAATGCTATCCAGCTCGTACCGGAATGCAGGTTGGATTAAAAATGATGAAGCAATTTTGATATACGATCGTTACGATATGTGGAAAGTTGATCCGACAGGCTCAGCCGCTCCAATAAATCTCACCAAAAACGGGAGAACTGCTAAGATCAATTATCGGCTTGTAAGATTTAATCCGGAACCAAACACAGGAATCGATCCTTCAGAAAAAGTTCTGCTTACAGGACACAATGAAATTTCGCGTGCCGATGCTTATTATGCTTTTGACTTAAGCAAAAATAGAGCACCCGAAGCTGTTTTCAGCCAGAATTACCGATTAGGAAGACCTGTAAAAGCTGAAGATGACGACCTGATCATTTTCACTAAGGAAGATTTTGAGACCTATCCGAACCTGATTGCCACAAATCTTAGTTTCAAAAAAGAAACACAAATAAGTGACGCTGCACCTCAGCAAAAAGAGTATAAATGGGGAACGGCGGAGTTGGTAAGCTGGCGCTCGCTTGATGGCCTGGTTTTGGAAGGAACATTGCACAAGCCTGAGGATTTTGACCCAAACAAAAAATACCCGATGATTGTGAATTTTTACGAGAAAAGTTCCCAGAACCTGCTTAGTTACCGTATGCCGGAAAATCATCGTTCAACTATTGATTATCATTACTACACCAGTCATGGATATATAATTTTTAATCCCGATGTTTATTACAAGGAAGGCTATCCGGGAGAATCGGCATTTAATTGCGTGATGCCCGGTATTACATCGTTAATAAACAAAGGTTTTGTTGATGAAGAGCACATTGGCGCGCAAGGACATAGTTGGGGTGGTTACCAGGTAGCTTATTTGGCTACACGAACAAATATGTTTGCTGCCATTGAATCGGGAGCTCCAGTTGTGAATATGTTTAGTGCCTATGGCGGAATTCGCTGGGGATCGGGATTAAACCGCTCATTCCAGTATGAACATACGCAAAGCCGCATTGGAAAAACGATTTGGGAATCTCCGTTACGTTATATTGAGAACTCGCCATTGTTTACACTCGATAAGGTAAATACTCCGATTTTAATTATGCATAATGACGACGATGGCTCAGTGCCATGGTACCAGGGAATTGAGTTTTTCATCGGCCTGCGACGGTTGCAAAAACCAAGTTGGTTGCTTAACTATAACGAAGCCGACCACTGGCCAACAAAACTTCGCGATATGCACGATTTCCAGATTCGTATGGCCCAGTTTTTTGATCATTACCTAAAAGATGCTCCGATGCCGAAATGGATGGATGAAGGTATTCCGGCAATTAATAAAGGTGTTGATATGGGATATGAGTTAGTGGAGTAA
- a CDS encoding DUF2007 domain-containing protein, with product MSKTITVATFTSNFDMKYMLFKEMLDEAGIEYMLVNEITSTIDGTFSGSPSNIGIEIRVMEEKFEEALEIYNSIK from the coding sequence ATGAGTAAAACTATAACTGTAGCAACATTCACCAGCAATTTCGACATGAAGTACATGTTATTTAAAGAAATGCTTGATGAAGCCGGTATTGAATACATGTTGGTAAATGAGATAACAAGTACTATTGATGGAACTTTTTCGGGAAGTCCTTCCAATATTGGTATTGAAATACGGGTGATGGAAGAAAAATTTGAAGAAGCACTTGAAATTTATAATTCTATAAAATAG
- a CDS encoding TonB-dependent receptor plug domain-containing protein — MKTKLFPFILFIICVFTINHGSAQERYIQGIVTTFDSITIVGADVFVKSSKEVVKTDTLGHFQVKVAPEDKIKISAKGFQGRTVKLEENTKIVAVNLNLKPGDKAREYAIGYGYVKDGERLNALAQMTSDDVDFSQYTNMYDLIRGRFAGVQVQSNGEIIIRGINSINMSSAALIIVDGMQVDNTILNSLVPTQVKSVNIIKDGSAAIYGSRGANGVVIIETKKGKDE, encoded by the coding sequence ATGAAAACGAAACTTTTCCCCTTCATTCTATTCATCATTTGCGTATTTACGATAAATCATGGTAGTGCACAGGAGCGCTATATTCAAGGGATTGTTACTACCTTCGACAGTATAACAATTGTAGGAGCCGATGTCTTTGTAAAAAGCTCAAAAGAAGTGGTAAAAACAGATACTTTGGGACACTTTCAGGTAAAGGTTGCCCCTGAAGATAAAATTAAAATATCGGCCAAAGGATTTCAGGGCAGAACAGTAAAACTGGAAGAGAACACTAAAATAGTGGCCGTAAATTTAAATCTGAAACCTGGTGATAAAGCAAGAGAATACGCCATTGGTTATGGTTACGTAAAAGATGGAGAGCGTTTGAATGCGTTAGCACAAATGACCAGTGATGATGTGGATTTTTCGCAATATACCAATATGTACGATCTGATAAGAGGACGTTTTGCCGGCGTGCAGGTACAGAGCAATGGGGAAATAATTATTCGCGGAATAAATTCAATAAATATGAGTAGTGCTGCATTGATTATTGTTGATGGCATGCAGGTCGACAACACCATATTGAATTCTCTTGTCCCAACACAAGTAAAAAGTGTGAATATTATTAAAGATGGAAGTGCTGCTATTTATGGCTCACGAGGAGCAAATGGTGTTGTAATTATTGAGACTAAAAAAGGTAAAGACGAATAA
- a CDS encoding glycosyltransferase family 2 protein, which yields MKKLSLVICVWNEEPNIKPLAVEIKAALEGIDYEAIFVDDGSTDKTREEIRKINDDRFLLVELKRNYGQSSALQAGIDQAEGEYVALIDGDLQNDPADIPMMLKMIEEEEWDMVAGVRANRKDGMFLRKVPSKIANYLIRRATGIYMKDLGCTLKIFTNDIIKSIHIYGELHRYIPALVTLEGATKITQVDVNHRPRTFGTSKYNLSRTTRVMSDLVLMLFFKKYLQRPMHFFGQIGIFTLAIGVLINIYLLVLKILGNDIWGKPLLLLGILLVLGGIQFITTGIIAELQMRTYFESQQKKPYRVKRVRPAKEQ from the coding sequence ATGAAAAAGCTTTCACTCGTAATTTGTGTTTGGAATGAAGAGCCAAACATTAAACCATTAGCAGTAGAAATAAAAGCAGCCCTCGAGGGAATAGATTACGAAGCCATATTTGTAGATGACGGATCGACAGATAAGACACGTGAAGAAATCAGAAAAATTAACGACGACAGGTTTTTATTGGTTGAGTTAAAAAGAAATTACGGGCAAAGTTCAGCATTACAAGCCGGTATCGATCAGGCAGAAGGCGAGTATGTTGCATTAATTGATGGCGACCTGCAAAACGATCCGGCAGATATTCCGATGATGCTAAAAATGATTGAGGAAGAAGAGTGGGATATGGTTGCAGGTGTGCGTGCTAATCGGAAAGACGGGATGTTTTTACGCAAAGTGCCGTCTAAAATTGCCAATTACCTCATTCGTCGTGCAACCGGAATTTACATGAAAGATTTGGGGTGCACCTTAAAAATTTTTACAAACGATATCATAAAAAGCATTCATATTTATGGCGAGTTGCATCGTTATATTCCTGCACTTGTAACTCTTGAAGGCGCTACCAAAATTACCCAGGTCGATGTGAATCACCGTCCGCGGACATTTGGAACTTCAAAATACAACCTCAGTCGTACAACACGAGTTATGAGCGACCTGGTGCTGATGCTTTTCTTTAAAAAGTATCTTCAGCGGCCAATGCACTTTTTCGGACAAATCGGTATTTTCACCCTTGCCATTGGAGTGCTTATAAATATATATCTGCTTGTGCTAAAAATACTGGGCAATGATATTTGGGGAAAACCATTATTATTATTGGGTATTTTATTGGTTTTAGGAGGAATTCAGTTTATTACCACCGGTATTATTGCAGAGTTACAGATGCGAACTTACTTTGAGTCGCAACAGAAAAAGCCTTACAGGGTGAAACGAGTACGGCCGGCAAAAGAACAATAA
- a CDS encoding C1 family peptidase — protein sequence MNMKLRLIFTALIVVCTISVFAEDKKKEEVKGYVFEDEIELAATPVKDQYRSGTCWSFSGLSFLESEMLRLGKPEVDLSEMFIVWHTYSEKAKKHVRMHGNLNFAGGGAFHDVTNMIREFGIVPESVFSGLNYGEEKHVHGEMDKVLKEHVDAVVENKNRKLTTVWHESIDATLDSYLGELPKKFEYEGKQYTPQSFASDYVGLHMDDYVEITSYTHHPFYDKFILEVPDNWSWDEVYNVPLNELEQIIEYALTNGLTVAWATDISEKGWATSNKGVAVVPAAPAEDMSDAEIAKWEALPQKEKEKELYKLEKPVPELVVTQEMRQAAFDNYQTTDDHGMHIIGTAKDQNGNTFYKVKNSWGDYNKYEGYFYASKPYVNYKTMCIMVHKDGIPQSIREKLKL from the coding sequence ATGAATATGAAGTTGCGTTTGATTTTTACTGCATTGATTGTGGTTTGTACAATCAGTGTTTTTGCAGAGGATAAAAAGAAGGAAGAGGTAAAAGGTTATGTTTTTGAGGACGAAATCGAATTAGCGGCAACGCCGGTTAAGGATCAATATCGTTCCGGTACTTGCTGGTCTTTTTCCGGGCTCTCATTTCTTGAGTCGGAAATGTTGCGTTTGGGAAAACCAGAAGTCGATCTTTCAGAAATGTTTATTGTATGGCACACTTATTCTGAGAAAGCCAAAAAACATGTACGCATGCATGGTAATTTAAATTTTGCCGGTGGTGGAGCATTTCACGATGTTACAAATATGATTCGTGAATTTGGTATTGTTCCTGAATCGGTTTTTTCGGGATTAAATTATGGCGAAGAAAAACATGTGCATGGCGAAATGGACAAAGTTTTGAAAGAACATGTTGATGCTGTTGTAGAAAACAAGAACCGCAAATTAACTACCGTTTGGCACGAATCGATTGATGCTACACTGGATTCCTATCTGGGAGAACTCCCGAAAAAATTTGAATACGAAGGAAAACAATATACACCGCAAAGTTTTGCTAGTGATTATGTTGGTTTGCATATGGATGATTATGTTGAAATTACATCGTATACACATCATCCGTTTTACGATAAATTTATTTTAGAGGTTCCCGACAACTGGTCGTGGGATGAAGTTTATAATGTTCCGTTAAATGAGTTGGAACAGATTATCGAGTATGCTTTAACGAACGGATTAACGGTAGCTTGGGCAACCGATATTAGTGAGAAAGGGTGGGCCACAAGTAACAAAGGAGTCGCTGTAGTTCCGGCTGCGCCTGCCGAAGACATGAGCGATGCCGAAATTGCAAAATGGGAAGCACTGCCACAAAAAGAAAAGGAAAAAGAATTGTATAAGCTGGAAAAGCCGGTTCCTGAGTTGGTCGTAACACAGGAAATGCGGCAGGCAGCTTTTGATAATTACCAGACTACCGACGATCATGGAATGCATATCATCGGTACAGCAAAAGATCAAAACGGAAATACTTTCTATAAAGTAAAAAACTCGTGGGGCGATTACAATAAATATGAAGGGTATTTTTACGCCTCAAAACCATATGTGAATTACAAGACAATGTGTATTATGGTACACAAAGACGGTATACCCCAAAGTATAAGAGAAAAACTTAAACTTTAG
- a CDS encoding DNA-3-methyladenine glycosylase I, producing MCKRCDWGTNNELMMKYHDEEWGVPLHDDDKLFEFFVLEGFQAGLSWQIVLNKRENFRRAFDQFNPQKVVQYSENKIQELIQDKSIIRNQQKIRACVNNAQRFIEVQKEFGSFDKYIWGFVNHKPIQNKFKDLKELPAKTELSDLISADLKKRGFKFVGSTVIYAHMQATGMVNDHLVNCYRYTEVQ from the coding sequence ATGTGTAAACGGTGCGACTGGGGAACAAATAATGAGTTGATGATGAAATATCATGATGAAGAATGGGGAGTGCCGCTTCATGATGATGATAAATTGTTTGAATTCTTTGTATTGGAAGGATTTCAGGCCGGGTTAAGCTGGCAGATTGTGCTGAATAAACGCGAAAACTTTCGGAGGGCATTCGATCAGTTTAACCCGCAAAAAGTTGTTCAGTATTCCGAAAATAAAATTCAGGAACTTATTCAGGATAAATCAATCATCCGCAACCAACAAAAGATTCGGGCGTGTGTAAACAATGCACAGCGTTTTATCGAAGTCCAGAAAGAGTTTGGGAGTTTCGATAAATACATTTGGGGATTTGTAAACCACAAACCTATTCAGAATAAGTTTAAAGATTTAAAGGAATTGCCGGCTAAAACCGAACTTTCCGATTTAATCTCCGCAGATTTAAAAAAGCGGGGTTTTAAATTTGTTGGATCAACCGTTATTTATGCGCACATGCAGGCCACCGGAATGGTAAACGATCACCTTGTAAACTGCTATCGTTACACCGAAGTTCAGTAA
- a CDS encoding tetratricopeptide repeat protein — protein MKKLTIFFALLLSMSFLAEAQLNINHFIRVGRTRISIGNYTGAIEYFNIVIEFKPYLPEAYLYRGTAKHSLEDYRGAIADYDKAIEIKPYYPRAYNNRGMAYHNLRLYKRAIEDYNRALEFDPDDESIYNNRGIAKLALKDMEGAIEDYNRALEVNPKSTFALMNRSNAKIVSGDIKGAISDLNEVIIIRPHYAAAYLNRGLARFELDDYASALRDYDQSIKFDPQNALAFNNRGIVKHKLEDYESAIMDYDMAIQLNPEMASAYFNRAMAREILDRPGYEQDYQIAAQLNPQFDFSQRRINAEQLAQQQQNQQKKNQQQNTNSSASNNQQNSQSSQQALAQNNQQQNNTSVADQKSDEEKRKEELEAEKRRRRMRMDLVIEDTRDLPEEDEVEVDDGRIQNKNIVIDLQPMFLITAFEKNAVDYERFQYYNVVIDDLNTENNYNPLLSISNKPVSTYQSVFENFILFFNEKIAVQENAHNYLNRGIFYSLTGDYNKAFDDLNKAIELDEKTSVAYFTRANTRYKLKEQVELLAGTGTTTSISLNEGKINDNNNLKPETVEYQDILDDYAVTLFLDPDFFFGYYNRAFIKLRLGEYRSAVEDLNRAIDLEPEFAEAYFNRGLTKIYLDDIDGGALDLSRAGELGIDGAYNIIKRYCN, from the coding sequence ATGAAAAAACTTACTATATTTTTTGCACTCTTGTTGTCGATGAGTTTTCTGGCCGAAGCGCAGTTGAATATCAACCACTTTATCCGGGTTGGCCGAACGCGCATTTCAATTGGCAATTATACGGGGGCAATCGAATATTTCAATATTGTAATTGAATTTAAACCTTATTTGCCGGAAGCCTATTTATACCGCGGTACCGCTAAACATTCGCTGGAGGATTACCGTGGTGCAATAGCCGATTACGACAAAGCGATAGAAATAAAACCCTATTATCCGCGCGCTTATAACAACCGTGGAATGGCCTATCACAATCTAAGGTTATACAAACGCGCGATTGAAGATTACAACCGGGCGCTGGAGTTCGATCCGGACGATGAGTCGATTTACAATAACCGCGGAATTGCCAAACTTGCACTCAAAGACATGGAAGGCGCCATTGAGGATTATAACCGGGCACTGGAGGTAAATCCAAAATCAACCTTTGCATTGATGAACCGAAGCAATGCAAAAATTGTAAGCGGCGATATTAAAGGAGCCATCAGTGATTTAAATGAAGTAATTATCATTCGTCCTCACTATGCAGCTGCATACCTTAATCGTGGTTTGGCACGTTTTGAACTGGATGATTACGCCTCGGCACTTCGCGATTACGATCAGAGTATAAAATTCGATCCGCAAAATGCACTGGCTTTTAATAACCGCGGAATTGTAAAACACAAATTGGAAGACTACGAAAGTGCCATCATGGATTACGACATGGCCATACAGCTAAATCCTGAAATGGCCAGCGCCTATTTTAACCGGGCAATGGCTCGCGAAATATTAGACCGGCCAGGTTACGAGCAGGATTACCAAATTGCAGCCCAGTTAAATCCGCAGTTCGATTTTAGCCAGCGAAGAATAAATGCCGAGCAATTGGCACAGCAGCAACAAAATCAACAAAAGAAAAACCAGCAACAGAATACGAATTCGTCTGCAAGCAATAACCAACAAAATTCGCAAAGCTCGCAGCAGGCTTTGGCGCAAAACAATCAGCAACAAAATAATACTTCGGTTGCCGATCAGAAATCAGACGAAGAGAAAAGGAAAGAAGAACTGGAAGCTGAAAAGCGGAGACGACGTATGCGCATGGATCTGGTAATTGAAGATACCAGAGACCTGCCCGAAGAAGACGAAGTGGAAGTTGACGATGGCCGCATTCAGAACAAAAATATTGTTATCGATTTGCAACCAATGTTTCTGATTACAGCTTTCGAAAAAAATGCTGTTGATTATGAACGATTCCAGTATTACAATGTGGTAATTGATGATTTAAATACCGAGAACAATTACAATCCGTTACTCTCTATTTCGAACAAGCCGGTTTCCACTTACCAGTCGGTTTTCGAGAACTTTATTTTGTTTTTTAACGAAAAGATCGCAGTGCAGGAAAATGCGCACAACTATTTAAACCGGGGTATTTTTTATAGTCTTACCGGCGATTACAACAAAGCTTTCGACGACCTTAACAAAGCCATTGAACTGGATGAAAAAACTTCGGTAGCCTATTTTACACGTGCTAACACCCGGTATAAACTGAAAGAACAAGTCGAACTTCTGGCCGGAACCGGAACAACTACTTCCATCTCGTTAAACGAAGGAAAAATTAACGACAACAACAACTTAAAACCTGAAACAGTAGAATACCAGGATATTTTAGATGACTATGCCGTTACGCTGTTCCTCGATCCTGATTTCTTTTTTGGCTATTACAACCGGGCATTTATAAAACTGCGCCTGGGCGAATACCGAAGTGCTGTGGAAGATTTAAACCGGGCAATTGATTTGGAACCGGAGTTTGCTGAAGCGTATTTTAACCGGGGGCTTACAAAAATCTACCTCGATGATATTGACGGCGGAGCATTGGATTTAAGCCGCGCCGGTGAGCTTGGCATCGACGGAGCTTACAACATTATTAAACGGTATTGTAACTAG
- a CDS encoding replication-associated recombination protein A → MNQPLAERLRPKTLDDYIGQEHLVGKNAVLRKLIDSGKITSLILWGPPGVGKTTLARIIANTLDRPFYTLSAINSGVKDIRDVIDKAKKQQFFSRPNPILFIDEIHRFSKSQQDSLLGAVEDGTITLIGATTENPSFEVISPLLSRCQVYILEHLDKAALLKIIKQAAKKDTVLKEKKITLREDAAILRYSGGDARKLLNVLELVTLGEDGNNIVITDKKVTDKLQKNLSIYDKKGEMHYDIISAFIKSIRGGDPDAAVYWLARMLEGGEDIKFIARRLLILAAEDVGLANPNALLLAQSTFDAVHKIGPPESRIILSECTIYLATSPKSNSAYEAIDNAIALVKQTGDLPVPLHIRNAPTKLMKEIGYGKDYKYAHSYDGNFVEQDFLPKEIKNNRIYQPQNNASEVKILERLKKWWGKRF, encoded by the coding sequence ATGAATCAGCCACTCGCAGAACGCTTACGACCAAAAACATTAGACGATTACATCGGGCAGGAACACCTTGTTGGGAAGAATGCCGTTTTGCGCAAACTGATAGATTCGGGCAAAATAACATCACTTATTTTATGGGGACCTCCGGGAGTGGGCAAAACTACATTAGCGCGTATTATTGCCAATACATTGGATCGGCCATTTTACACACTCAGCGCTATTAACTCAGGTGTAAAAGATATACGTGATGTGATTGACAAAGCTAAAAAGCAACAGTTTTTTAGTCGCCCGAACCCGATACTGTTTATCGACGAGATACACCGTTTCAGTAAATCGCAGCAAGATTCATTGTTGGGAGCTGTTGAAGATGGTACCATTACCTTGATTGGTGCAACAACCGAAAATCCTTCATTTGAGGTGATCTCTCCCCTGCTCTCGCGCTGCCAGGTTTATATTCTGGAGCACTTGGATAAGGCTGCTTTGCTAAAGATCATTAAACAGGCAGCAAAAAAAGATACCGTACTTAAGGAGAAAAAGATTACACTGCGCGAAGATGCCGCAATATTGCGCTACTCGGGTGGCGATGCCCGAAAACTGCTAAATGTATTGGAGTTGGTTACACTTGGCGAAGACGGCAACAACATTGTTATTACCGATAAAAAAGTAACCGACAAACTGCAAAAGAACCTTTCGATATACGATAAGAAAGGCGAAATGCACTACGATATTATTTCGGCATTTATAAAAAGTATTCGTGGTGGCGATCCGGATGCGGCGGTGTACTGGCTGGCGAGAATGCTTGAAGGTGGCGAAGACATTAAATTTATTGCCCGTCGTTTGCTGATACTGGCTGCCGAAGATGTTGGCCTGGCCAATCCGAATGCCTTGTTGCTGGCACAAAGTACATTCGACGCAGTTCATAAAATCGGGCCGCCCGAATCGCGCATTATTTTATCGGAATGTACCATATACCTGGCTACTTCGCCAAAAAGTAATTCGGCCTACGAAGCTATCGACAATGCCATTGCGCTGGTAAAACAAACCGGCGACCTCCCGGTGCCGTTACACATACGTAATGCACCAACCAAGCTGATGAAAGAAATTGGCTACGGAAAAGATTACAAATACGCCCACTCGTACGATGGTAATTTTGTTGAACAGGATTTCCTACCCAAAGAGATTAAAAACAACCGCATTTACCAGCCACAAAATAACGCATCTGAAGTTAAGATTCTGGAGCGCTTGAAAAAGTGGTGGGGGAAACGGTTTTAG